GCGTCGCCGGTGGAGTGGGATAAGCAGATCGGCCTGAATTGTACCGGATGCGGGCCATTGACCGCAGGCCGGGCTACCGCAGTGCCTATGGCGAGACAACGAAGTGAGCGTGTGAAGCCTCGGAGGGAACACATATCGCTTTCATCACGCGCAATGGCGTGAAGGCACCGAGAACGATCAGGCGCGAGAGGCTCGTCGATCCTCCTGCGTGGGCGTGAGAAACACGTTCGAGATGGGGAAACTCCCGCAGCCCATCTCCCGCATTGTACGGGGCAGAGCTCACCGCCTACGGGCATGAAGGTTGGAAATCGGAACACGGGAACTTGGATCGTCTGCCGGGCACGGAGCCCGGCTCGCCGCGACGGCAGGAGACGGACGACACCAAGGGCGGAGCTTTCGTAGTAGTCCGAGCGCGGGAAAGCCGCGCACATGGCGAAGGGAAGCAGGAAGACGATAGGTTTGCGAGGCGGAGGAGAGATCTGTGGACATGGATCACCAAGCCGATTCGGCATGGGTACTCGGCGTTCAACGCAAGCTTTATCAGTGGAGCAAGGCAAATCCCGAAGACCAATGGCGGGACATGTGGGGTTGGTTAACTGACCTCCGCACCCTCCGTCATGCCTGGCAGCGGGTCGCCACCAATAAGGGCGGCCGTACTGCCGGGGTCGACGGGATGACTGTGGGGCGCATCCGGAATAGGAGTGAGGACCGCTTTCTGGCCGAGCTGCAAGTCGAATTGCGCACTGGCGCGGGACTGTCAGGAATTCCGTGCGCGAGGCCGTTACCGTCATCAGATGACGAACCGTTCGCCGAAGATCACGGCGAACTGGGTCTTTGCCTCGGCCCACTCCCGCGGCGGCCTTTTCCACTCTTGGGCCGCTGTGTTGAGCACGAGGTATAGCAGTTTCATCGCAGCATCGTCACCGGGGAAGTGACCTCTGGTTCGGACCGCGCGGCGTAGCTTTGAGTTGAGCGCCTCAATCGCGTTCGTCGTATAGATGATCCGGCGTACGCCTTCGGGAAACGCGAAGAATGGGATCACCTGGGCCCAATGTCGGCGCCAGCCTTGGGCGATCGCCGGATACTGTTTCCCCCAATGGCCCTGCTCGAACACCTCCAGGGCGGCCAAGCCAGCTTCGGGGGTCTCGGCGCGATAAACGGCGCGAAGCGCTTGCGCGATCGGCTTGCGGTCCTTCCACGACGCAAAGCTCATCGAGTTGCGGAGCAGGTGGACGATGCAGGTCTGAACGATCGTCTCGGGGAACGCGGCGTTGATCGCTTCTGGGAAGCCCTTCAGGCCGTCGACGACAGCAATCAGGATGTCGGCAACGCCGCGGTTTTTGAGTTCGTTCATCACGCGCAGCCAGAATTTGGCGCCCTCGGTCTGCTCGATCCAGATGCCAAGAATTTCTTTCGTGCCGTCGGGAAGGATGCCGAGCGCAATGTACACCGCCTTGTTTCGCACGAACCCTTCGTCCCGGATCGCGTCGAAAAAGACCAGCGGATAACAAGCGTCGAGCGGCCGCCCCTGCCATTCCGCGACGGTTTCCAGCACGGCGTCGGTGATGGTCGATATGAGGTCCGGCGAGACATCGATCCCGTAGAGCTCCTCGAGATGCCCACGGATTTCGCGCACCGTCATGCCGCGTGCGTACATCGAGATGATCTTGCTATCGAAATCGGGAAACCGCCGCTGATACTTCGCGATGAGCTTCGGATCGAACGTCCCTGCCCGGTCACGAGGGATGTCCAACGTTAGCTTCGAAGTGCCTGTCAGCACCGTCTTCTTCGATGAGCCGTTCCGCCGATTGATGGCGCCTGCGGCGCCTTCAGTCTCCAAATGATCATCCAGCTCTGCTGACAACATGCGCTCGGAGAGCGCCTTCTTCAGTTCGTCCAGTAAGCCGTCCTTGGCGAACAGCTCCTGTGGGTCACGACCAGCCAGAAGCTGATCCAGCACGTCTTTCTCGATTGCCATATCGATGGTCCTTTCCATTCCATCTTATGGCCTCGCGCACAAAATTCCCGACAGTCCCCACTGGCGCATATCGGCCAAGCCCGGCTCGATGCAAACTCATACCCAAAGCCGGTAAACCGGGGGAATTCCGACCCCTGGGCATCCCCACGATCAAGGACCGCGTCGTTCAAGGCGCGGCCAAGTTGATCTTGGAGCCGATATTCGAAGCTCAGTTCTGGCACGTCTCCTATGGGTTCCGGCCCGGCCGGAGCGCGCATGGAGCTTTGGAATATATGCGACGAGCGTCGTTGCCCCAGAAACGGGACAGCGACACGCGCCGAAGCCGGATGCCTTACCCTTGGGTGATCGAAGGGGACATCAAGGGCTGCTTCGACAACATCAATCACCATCTACTTCTCGACCGGATACGCAAACGCGTTGCCGATCGCCGGGTAGTGCGGTTGGTAGGACAGTTCTTGAAAGCTGGGGTTCTGGCGGAAGACCAGTTCTTTCGTACGGACGCCGGCACACCCCAAGGTGGGATAATCTCCCCAATGCTCGCCAACATCGCGCTCAGCACGATCGAGGAGAGATATGAGAGGTGGACGTTCCATCGCACGAAAACTCAGGCCCGTCGCAAGAGCGATGGGCTTAAGGCAGCGAAAAGCGCCCGGGACAGCGACCGAATTGCTGGCCGCTGCATCTTTCTCCCGGTGCGCTACGCCGATGATTTCGTAGTTTTGGTCTCGGGGACACAGGAAGACGCGCTCGCGGAGAAATCCGCGCTCGCCGATCACCTACACCGGACGACAGGACTCGAATTATCGCCGGAAAAGACGAGGGTCACGGCAATGACCGACGGATTCGAATTCCTCGGATTCCGCTTCGGTATGCACTGGGACAAACGCTATGGTTACGGCCCGCGCGTGGAAATCCCAGACGCAAAACCCGCCAACCTGCGTCGCAAAGTCAAGCAGCTGACCCGCCCAAATAGTATCAGCGGCAGCCTTGGCGAGAAGCTTCTGGAACTCAACCCCATCCTGCGCGGATGGGCGAATTACTATCGCTACTGTGTAGGGGCAGGCCACGTGTTTGTCGATCTCGACTGGTATGTTGGCCTCCGCCTTTATTGCTGGCTGCGAAGGAAACGCCCAAAAGCGATGGCCAGCGAACTCTGGCGTTCAAAACTCCATAGTCTGCTACGGCCCACGAGGCGCGTGTGGCGGGACGCTCTTGTCGAACAACATCTCCTCGGCTGGACTCCCGTGTGCCGCTATCGTCTCAGTTGGATGAGACAGCCTGATTTCGCCATGTCTTCTGGAGAGCCGGACTTCCTATCCTTTTGCAAACGAGAAGTATCGTAGGAACTGCTCTCGCGGCGTGTGCCGAGAGCTGAGATTGGGGCTGCTGCGCTTCGCTATTTGGGTTTACTGCGCTCCGCATCCCCAATCTCAGATCTTACGGGCGAGCGGCGGCATGCCGCCGAGCAGATGGCAGATCTGTCAGTATTGTAATTAATGCATCGACTTACGCAATGCTGGCGGAAGGGGCTTGCCCGGACGCCGAGCGCAACACCGTGTTGGGATCGAACGTGGTTTGTCGCTCGAGCATAGTGCAGGCAACGCGTAGCAAACGATCAGCAACCCCCCGAAGGGCACGGCTGTAGTTATGGCCATTAGCGCGCAGCGCCTCGTATCGGGCTCGGCTGCGTGGGTCGAGCCTCACTGCTATTCTTGACCAATAATAGATGGCGTTTCGCAAGCGGACCAAGACCGCGCGTCGCATGAGCACTTGGCGGCTTTTACCAGAACGCTTGGTGACCGGTGCCACCCCTGACAGACAGCGCAGAGCGTGATAATCTCTGCGGCGCAGGGCGTCTGAAGCTTCTGCGAGCAGCGTGGCGAGGACGATCTTTCCGACGCCTGGCAGGGACCGCAAGATTGTCACGTCACGCTGCTCCACCTGTTGCCCCTCGGCCGTCTCCTCCTTCGACAAGAAGTGTTCCAGCCGCGCTTCGAGCTGGGC
This genomic window from Sphingomonas abietis contains:
- a CDS encoding IS256 family transposase → MAIEKDVLDQLLAGRDPQELFAKDGLLDELKKALSERMLSAELDDHLETEGAAGAINRRNGSSKKTVLTGTSKLTLDIPRDRAGTFDPKLIAKYQRRFPDFDSKIISMYARGMTVREIRGHLEELYGIDVSPDLISTITDAVLETVAEWQGRPLDACYPLVFFDAIRDEGFVRNKAVYIALGILPDGTKEILGIWIEQTEGAKFWLRVMNELKNRGVADILIAVVDGLKGFPEAINAAFPETIVQTCIVHLLRNSMSFASWKDRKPIAQALRAVYRAETPEAGLAALEVFEQGHWGKQYPAIAQGWRRHWAQVIPFFAFPEGVRRIIYTTNAIEALNSKLRRAVRTRGHFPGDDAAMKLLYLVLNTAAQEWKRPPREWAEAKTQFAVIFGERFVI
- a CDS encoding reverse transcriptase domain-containing protein; its protein translation is MASRTKFPTVPTGAYRPSPARCKLIPKAGKPGEFRPLGIPTIKDRVVQGAAKLILEPIFEAQFWHVSYGFRPGRSAHGALEYMRRASLPQKRDSDTRRSRMPYPWVIEGDIKGCFDNINHHLLLDRIRKRVADRRVVRLVGQFLKAGVLAEDQFFRTDAGTPQGGIISPMLANIALSTIEERYERWTFHRTKTQARRKSDGLKAAKSARDSDRIAGRCIFLPVRYADDFVVLVSGTQEDALAEKSALADHLHRTTGLELSPEKTRVTAMTDGFEFLGFRFGMHWDKRYGYGPRVEIPDAKPANLRRKVKQLTRPNSISGSLGEKLLELNPILRGWANYYRYCVGAGHVFVDLDWYVGLRLYCWLRRKRPKAMASELWRSKLHSLLRPTRRVWRDALVEQHLLGWTPVCRYRLSWMRQPDFAMSSGEPDFLSFCKREVS